Proteins co-encoded in one Cardiocondyla obscurior isolate alpha-2009 linkage group LG24, Cobs3.1, whole genome shotgun sequence genomic window:
- the LOC139111469 gene encoding uncharacterized protein — translation MIDTDIDMFYIIPPHGEIPLYILEDCIMTRLNYLKLLHDGSANEFDGKFEYLLENSVHDKIGHFVLRLLASISSDLCIYWISKESLLFKHRLDNISPRQLHKLLKQIMWKLQLFKDKKNVIDKTLIELCKFYSQLLVFKHLRSNCENCNEFQYKVRFEIVPDLVKERDLILNNGDVITYCSNWKKVLQSLFSSYIISEMSTIKKQAEHIIKHDPRFYVLNQKIQSYLFNKVTPHGKVTTENIETEKQKFPLCMQHLHSVLKKRHRLSHYARLYYSLFLKEIGMTLEDSIIFWREEYSKPHTCTSVCSHNWQSNEKKFIYSIRHMYGLEGSRKNYKTPDCNLICSGISGAAYEGGCPFKDFDKSALGNLLRASLTEDDMEKFINNTSVKNPEVLCTAFLKFVRKEDVNNAVVRSPVQYYRRMTD, via the exons ATGATTGACACAGACATAgacatgttttatattataccaCCACATGGTGAAATACCACTTTATATTTTGGAAGACTGTATTATGACCAGATTGAATTATCTAAAGCTTCTACATGATGGATCTGCTAATGAATTTGATGGAAAAttcgaatatttattagaaaattctGTCCATGATAAAATTGGACATTTTGTGTTACG attatTAGCTTCTATATCATCtgatttatgtatatattggATATCCAAAgagtcattattatttaaacacaGATTAGACAATATATCGCCTAGacaattacataaattattaaagcaaaTTATGTGGAAACTCCAATTgttcaaagataaaaaaaatgttattgacAAGACTTTAATTGagttatgtaaattttactcGCAGCTTTtagtttttaaacatttaagaTCAAACTGCGAAAATTGTAATGAATTTCAATATAAAG TGAGATTTGAGATAGTACCGGATTtagtaaaagaaagagatttaattcttaataatgGGGACGTAATCACGTACTGTTCAAATTGGAAAAAAGTGCTTCAATCATTATTTAGCAGTTATATAATTAGTGAAATGAGCACCATAAAGAAGCAGGCGGAACATATTATAAAACATGACCCTagattttacgttttaaatcAGAAAATTCAATCTTATCTCTTTAACAAAGTTACTCCTCATGGAAAAGTAACAACTGAAAACATAGAGACTGAAAAGCAAAAATTTCCACTGTGCATGCAACATCTACATtctgtgttaaaaaaaagacatcgTCTGAGCCACTATGCACGCTTGTACTACAGTCTCTTTTTGAAAGAAATAGGAATGACTTTGGAAGACTCGATTATATTTTGGAGAGAGGAGTATTCTAAGCCACATACTTGTACCTCAGTATGCTCACATAATTGGCAGtcaaatgaaaaaaaattcatatacagCATCAGGCATATGTATGGATTAGAGGGATCACGAAAAAACTACAAAACACCTGACTGTAACTTGATTTGT tCTGGTATTAGTGGAGCAGCATACGAAGGTGGCTGTCCTTTCAAGGATTTTGACAAAAGTGCACTCGGAAATCTTTTACGGGCTTCATTAACTGAAGATGACAtggagaaatttataaataacacgTCTGTTAAAAATCCAGAAGTTCTCTGCACTGCGTTTCTTAAATTCGTGCGTAAGGAAGACGTTAACAATGCTGTTGTCAGAAGTCCCGTTCAATATTATCGAAGAATGactgattaa
- the LOC139111476 gene encoding magnesium-dependent phosphatase 1 codes for MEKKPKILVFDLDYTLWPFWVDTHVDPPFKKGLQNKVVDAHGRTVHYYSHVPEVLKQLSEEGYELGVASRTTEIKGAKQLLDVLGWKKYFNYIEIFPGCKVAHFSNIQKSSNVDYKDMIFFDDESRNIVDVGKLGVHAVLVQDGVNRRVVEDALGSFGRQ; via the exons ATGGAGAAAAAACCGAAAATTCTCGTCTTTGACTTAG attacACCTTGTGGCCGTTTTGGGTTGACACTCACGTAGACCCACCGTTTAAGAAAGG tCTACAGAATAAGGTAGTTGATGCACATGGTCGAACTGTACACTACTATTCGCATGTACCTGAggtattaaaacaattatctgAAGAGGGATATGAGCTCGGTGTGGCATCACGTACAACAGAAATAAAAGGGGCTAAACAATTATTAGATGTGTTAGgttggaaaaaatatttcaattatattgaaatatttcctGGTTGCAAAGTAGCACATTTTTCTAA CATTCAGAAAAGTTCCAATGTCGATTATAAAGATATGATATTTTTCGACGACGAGTCGAGAAATATTGTGGATGTTGGTAAGCTCGGGGTACACGCCGTTTTAGTTCAAGATGGGGTAAATCGTCGTGTTGTAGAAGATGCTCTAGGATCATTCGGTAGACAGTGA
- the Swt1 gene encoding transcriptional protein SWT1, with the protein MLKQQLPKDWIELNSKTHPDRVYYFNVKTKKSSWSVPTLDITNKTSEVKRRATNKRWNYNDMTKVVHNDEKEQKHTTQQVSKKSSVKVQVKHRQDRKNKSLSPPPETIKNTKQITSPNHSSNLRDNISVTSRHKECVALTPQMKLLLQKKLESVPKALSFNKKNSKEDGNIKGRQEKLPLKKNLAKERMQRLKKNLAIDNEKLKEMYCANLVDVKTSQKSLSSASTLSDNESLDSTFTCKNTERLKKLHNKILKNAVYEKKIALNEELPNQQNTECTENMTTSKLLELAKKEVFYEEMDWEPMKDEEIALEVEVARTQLYKSQIETNCALENVIELTQPNEIKSHDKNPLYIVIDTNVFLTNLDIIEEARDAIFKNYPRPFIVIPWTVICELDYFKDNKSKIELSTKARKAVSFIYDQFSSKHPRVIGQTREQAAQNKEDFCLNCPDDEILQCCLQIQRLEKTVVLLSYDKNLCTKAMIYNIMTLGRNSPLENIDSDTNNTAINNLNNNPDEYSLFNEELHLTDEIFENMKLIIKKFLSTIITKQMSEIYGEREWTIYVFIKPPWTIISALKCAIKHWIAAINEAFEKRAEHILKELLKAFEYVPTGGRKLQDVEYILDKCSDLVQAVNTDKHCDLMTETLNSIIELKEKCQKCITNINLKKLHDKIGIAENIHEQQVRSEKVFESFQCIYNYARDICGLACNNAGIAHSFSFKTTNRSLSQQALQSRQSEITSKVIDLTQNLNKLLSENEDFIKYQTLLKLQHSLNTFLPSIESLTLDVTPLDVYYCVKLKEDLLKAGLKQLQELTSHFCAAVTQT; encoded by the exons ATGTTAAAACAGCAGTTGCCAAAGGATTGGATAGAGTTAAACTCAAAAACTCATCCAGATCGAGTGTATTATTTCAATGTGAAGACAAAGAAATCCTCATGGAGTGTACCTACATTGGACATAACCAACAAG ACATCTGAAGTAAAAAGGAGAGCAACAAATAAAAGATGGAATTATAATGATATGACAAAGGTTGTACATAATGatgaaaaagaacaaaagcaTACTACACAACAAGTGTCAAAAAAATCTTCAGTAAAAGTTCAAGTAAAACACAGACAggatagaaaaaataaatctctttCTCCACCACcagaaacaataaaaaatacaaaacaaaTTACTTCTCCAAACCATTCTTCAAATTTGAGAGATAATATTTCTGTGACATCTAGACATAAAGAATGTGTAGCACTCACACCACAAATGAAGCTGCTGCTtcaaaaaaaacttgaaagcGTTCCAAAGGctttaagttttaataaaaaaaattcaaaagaaGATGGAAATATTAAAG GAAGGCAAGAAAAATTGCCTCTTAAGAAAAATTTGGCAAAAGAACGTATGcaaagattaaagaaaaatctggcaatagataatgaaaaattgaaagaaatgtATTGTGCCAATTTAGTTGACGTGAAAACTTCACAAAAATCCCTCAGTAGTGCATCTACTTTATCAG ACAATGAAAGTTTAGATTCAACATTTACGTGTAAAAATACTGAACGACTTAAGAAATTACACAACAAAATCTTGAAAAATGCtgtatatgaaaaaaaaattgcattaaatgaGGAATTACCAAACCAACAAAATACTGAATGTACAGAAAATATGACGACAAGTAAATTACTAGAATTAGCCAAAAAGGAAGTTTTTTATGAAGAAATGGATTGGGAACCAATGAAAGATGAAGAAATTGCGTTAGAG GTGGAAGTTGCTAGAACACAGCTTTATAAAAGTCAGATAGAAACAAATTGTGCACTAGAAAATGTTATAGAATTAACACAACCTAACGAAATTAAATCCCACGACAAAAACCcattatatattgttattgacacaaatgtatttttgacAAATTTGGATATCATTGAAGAAGCTCGAGATGCAATATTTAAGAACTATCCACGTCCTTTTATTGTAATTCCATGGACTGTCATATGT gAATTAGACTACTTCAAGgataataaatctaaaattgAATTATCTACAAAAGCTAGGAAAGctgtatcttttatttatgatCAATTTTCTTCTAAACATCCACGTGTAATAGGACAAACACGAGAACAAGCAGCACAAAATAAAGAAGATTTTTGTCTTAATTGTCCAGATGACGAAATCCTTCAATGTTGCTTACAGATTCAACGATTAGAAAAAACAGTG GTCCTTCTGTCATATGACAAAAATCTCTGCACCAAAGCgatgatatataatataatgacaTTAGGGCGGAATAGTCCACTTGAAAATATTGATTCTGATACGAATAATACAGCAATCAATAACTTGAATAACAATCCTGATGAATATTCTCTATTTAATGAAGAATTACATTTAACAGatgaaatttttgagaatatgaagttaattattaaaaagtttctgTCAACG attattacaaaacaaatgTCTGAGATTTATGGAGAAAGAGAGTGGACGATATATGTGTTTATAAAGCCACCTTGGACTATAATATCTGCGCTAAAGTGTGCAATAAAACATTGGATTGCTGCTATTAATGAAGCATTTGAGAAACGTGCAGAACATATTCTAAAGGAATTACTTAAGGCTTTTGAATACGTACCAA ctggTGGCAGAAAATTGCAAGatgtagaatatattttagataaatgCAGCGATTTGGTACAGGCCGTTAATACCGATAAGCACTGTGATCTCATGACTGAAACACTGAATTCTATTata gAACTTAAAGAGAAATGTCAGAAATGCATAACTAATATAAACCTGAAAAAATTGCACGATAAAATAGGCATCGCGGAAAACATCCATGAACAACAAGTGAGATCTGAAAAAGTATTTGAATCCTTTCagtgtatttataattacgcaCGTGACATATg tggTTTGGCATGCAACAATGCGGGAATAGCACattccttttctttcaaaaCTACGAATCGATCTTTGTCACAACAAGCTCTACAAAGCAGGCAATCAGAAATTACCAGTAAAGTAATTGATCTGACACAGAATCTAAATAa GTTGTTGTCTGAAAAtgaagattttataaaataccaAACGTTACTTAAGTTACAGCACagtttaaatacatttttgccTAGCATAGAAAGTTTAACATTGGACGTTACACCTTTGGATGTATATTATtgtgttaaattaaaagaagatcTTTTGAAGGCTGGGTTAAAACAGCTACAAGAGTTAACTTCGCATTTTTGTGCAGCAGTTACTCAGACATAg
- the Phyhd1 gene encoding uncharacterized protein Phyhd1, whose protein sequence is MKDIRAQFLQNGYVVLEDFFQPEEVEELRACGEEFTNKLPPETERKVFNTIQLQQNKDKYFLDSANKISVFFESEALEEDGKLKVHPRVSLNKVGHALHWLHPVFKKYTFDERVKEIAFQLDYEEPVVCQSMYIYKNPGIGSEVTMHQDGSYLYVEPMKLVGFWIALEDATLENGCLWIAPGSHQSGVHRRYMRNKDPNSQELLIFDKPAPCYPSSNFRPVPVSKGTCIILHGQVVHFSHPNKSEKSRHAYTFHVIETKHVSYSKENWLQPPAEGFVNLYKH, encoded by the exons ATGAAGGACATTCGCGCGCAG TTTTTGCAGAATGGCTACGTCGTCTTGGAGGATTTTTTTCAACCGGAGGAGGTTGAAGAATTGAGAGCTTGCGGAGAGGaatttacgaataaattaCCACCCGAGACGGAACGAAAAGTATTTAACACAATACAGTTACAACAg aataaagataaatactTTTTGGATAGCGCTAATAAAATAAGTGTTTTCTTCGAGAGTGAAGCTTTGGAAGAAGATGGAAAATTGAAAGTACATCCAAGAGTATCGTTAAACAAa GTAGGCCACGCTCTTCATTGGTTGCATcctgtttttaaaaaatatacatttgaCGAGAGAGTTAAAGAAATCGCTTTCCAGTTAGATTACGAAGAACCAGTGGTATGTCAATCGATGTACATTTACAAAAATCCTGGAATAGGCTCGGaag ttacgATGCATCAAGATGGATCATATTTATATGTCGAGCCAATGAAGCTCGTGGGATTTTGGATTGCATTGGAGGATGCAACACTAGAGAACGGATGCTTATGGATCGCTCCGGGTTCACATCAGAGTGGAGTGCACAGGCGTTACATGAGGAATAAAGATCCAAATTCTCAAGAATTATTAATCTTCGACAAACCGGCTCCTTGTTATCCGTCAAGTAATTTCAGACCGGTACCAGTAAGCAAAGGGACTTGTATTATTCTTCACGGTCAGGTGGTCCATTTTTCACATCCAAACAAGAGTGAAAAGTCAAGACACGCCTATACTTTTCATGTAATTGAGACGAAACATGTATCTTATTCGAAGGAAAATTGGCTCCAACCTCCTGCTGAAGGTTTTGTAAATCTTTATAAACATTAG
- the LOC139111474 gene encoding uncharacterized protein yields MWSALLKSFFFLCILKSFVIVVGNAYPTDSSDIKLARDNNIMTPISDTTTVTPYTCVYIPSNLDFCNFGSFKESKENPWNPEHKLAENKKRKVLESNKIYFTSRPSMRVPKSKKFQRQPVVKTIIYEIQRCAPSRLPFVLPWCTEEDLSDKKSEIRRLYPFMIDGFSKATYVFPTYDLFKQTRMVSKSA; encoded by the exons ATGTGGAGCGCTTTGTTGAagtcatttttctttctttgtatCTTAAAATCATTTGTCATCGTCGTGGGAAACGCATATCCGACCGACAGTTCAGACATAAAACTCGCAagagataataatataatgacGCCCATAAGTGATACAACGACAGTTACGCCTTACACATGCGTTTACATACCGTCAAATTTAGATTTTTGTAACTTTGGCAG ttttaaagaGTCCAAAGAAAATCCATGGAATCCCGAACATAAACtggcggaaaataaaaagcgcaAGGTATTGgagagtaataaaatatacttcaCGTCACGTCCATCGATGCGTGTCCCAAAATCGAAAAAGTTTCAAAGGCAGCCAGTCGTGAAAACTATAATATACGAAATACAAAGATGTGCACCGTCGAG ATTACCATTTGTTCTACCTTGGTGCACCGAAGAAGATCTCTCTGATAAAAAGAGCGAGATCCGCCGACTATATCCCTTCATGATAGATGGCTTCTCAAAAGCGACATACGTGTTTCCTACGTACGATCTTTTTAAGCAAACTCGAATGGTATCCAAATCAGCATAA